The following nucleotide sequence is from Chlorogloeopsis sp. ULAP01.
CAACAACGTATTGTATGGCTGCACCGTCACTGGACGACCAACAGATTTGCAGGGAGTAGAATCAATGGTGGGTATGTTTGTTAACACCTTGCCCATCCATGTCAATATCGATACCGAACAACTCTTCTTGTCATGGCTACAGCATTTTCAATTGCAATTAGTTGAAGTCCGCGATTATGAATACTCTCCATTAACAGAAATTCATAAGTGGAGTGAAATTCCCCAAAAACTAACTCTATTTGAAAGTATCGTTGTAGTTGAAAACTTCCCAGTCAGCGAATTTATCCGAGATTGGCAAGGAAATATAGAATTTCAACATACAGAGATATATTACCGAAATAACTATCCTCTGAACTTGGTTGTCTACCCCAATAAAGAGTTACTAATAGCTATTTCCTACGATTCTAGAAGATTTGAGACAGCTACCATTACTAGCATTCTCCAAGATATTGAAATGCTATTGCAAGGATTGATCACTAATCCCCACTTCCAAATTAAAAACTTACCCTTGCTGACACCAGAACAACAAGAGACTGCTGCAATCTTAGAAAAACAAGCAACATTTGATTGGTCTTTTGCTGCATACAGTTAAATTTGAAAAGGTGCAAATATGATTGTCGTCAATGAAATCGAGCGCAGATACAAGCTGATAAGTCAGGAATTTAAGTCAAACTATGTTGATTGCGGTAAACCAGTGATTATATCGGGAGCAATTAAAAAGTGGCATGGCTTTGATACATGGTCTTTAGAATACTTCAAAAACTTATCTCCCAATTTAAATATTTATGCCAAAAAATTTAGTCAAACTCAGGAAATTAAATTATGTAGTTTGACAATGGAAAAATATGTTGAATTAATTCAAGCCTACGAACAAAACAAGCAAATCAACGATTTACCACCCTATTGTCATGACTTGCCCCTATTTAGCTTAATACCTGCACTTATAGAAGATGCTCAACCATTTCCTTTAGATTACTTACCCAAATGGTATTGGTACAAATGGTGGCGTTACTGTCAATTTTTTATTGGTGCTTCTGATAGTCTCACTCCACTACATTTTGATTGTCTGCTGACTAACAATATTTTTTTTCAAATTTCTGGGCGTAAACAATTTACTATATTACTTTCTGAAGATGCCAAATATTGTTATCGTCAAGGCTGGCGATGGTTTCTGGTTAATCCAGAGCTTCCAGATTTCCATAAATATCCTGACTACAAAAATGCCAGACCGATTAAATTTATTGTCAATCCTGGAGATATTTTATATATGCCTCCCGGAACGCTACATCATGTGAGAAGTTTAGACCCGTCGATTTCATTTAATATCGATTGGCATACTCCAAAAAGTTCGCTGAATGCTTTAGCCGCGATCGCAAAAGGTATGCCAGTGCAAAACTTATATTATAACTTTTTACTAACTATGGGTTTAGTATTAAAAATTTCGCCACAGATAATTTTTAAATTTTATAAATCCTATCTTAATTATGTTTCATGAAAGACGATTAATGTATTTACTTATTTCCCAAAAGCAATATTATGAATATATTTGAAAAGTGTGAATCAAACGTTAGAAGCTATTGTCGTAATTTTCCTGATATATTTCATCGAGCTAAAGGTTCGATAATTTATTCTGACTCTGGTAAAGAGTATATTGATTTTTTTGCTGGAGCAGGTGCTTTAAATTATGGGCATAACCATGATTATATCAAGCAAAAAGTTATCTCATATTTAGATGCCGATGGCATTGCCCATGCTTTGGATATGTATACTTCGGCTAAAGAAAAGTTTTTATCCAAGTTTAATGAGGTAATTTTAAGTACCCAAAAACTAGATTATCGCATTCAGTTTTGCGGCCCAACAGGAACAAATGCTGTCGAAGCAGCTTTAAAGTTAGCCAGAAAAGTCAAGCAAAGATCGGGCATATTTTCCTTTATGGGAGCATATCATGGCATGACTTTGGGTAGCTTATCCATTAGCGGCAATATTGGAATTCGCTCTGGGGCAAATGGTACATCAAGTAATGTAACTTTTATGCCTTATCCCTATGGATTTATGGCAAGTTTTGACACTATAGAATATATAGAAACAGTCTTAAATGATGTTAATTCGGGAATAGAAAAACCAGCAGCAATTATTTTTGAAACAGTACAAGCTGAAGGTGGGGTTGTTGTAGCTCCTGTTGAATGGATGCAACGACTTAGAAAGTTATGCAATGAGCATGATATTTTATTAATTTGTGATGATATTCAAGTAGGCTGCGGTCGAACTGGATCTTTCTTCTCTTTTGAAAGAGCAGATATTGTTCCTGATATAGTAGTACTCTCTAAATCTATTAGCGGGTATGGGTTTCCGATGTCATTATTATTAATTAAACCAGAGTTAGATACATGGGAACCGGGCGAACATAATGGTACTTTTAGAGGTAATCAATTAGCATTTATTGGAGCAACTGCTGCTCTAGAGTATAGAGAAGGTAGCAATCTTGAACAGGATGTAAAAACTAAAGAAATTTTCTTGAAAAATTTCCTAACTCAAGAAATAGCATCAATTAGTGAGAACATTACCATCCGAGGAATTGGCATGATTTGGGGAATTGATGTGAAAAATTTTGGTGGTAATGTTTTTGCTAAAAAAGTAACTAAGCGTTGTTTTGAATTAGGGTTAATAATTGAATTAGCTGGTAGAAATGATACTGTAATTAAAATACTGCCACCATTGGTAATTGATGTAGCTACCTTGGAAAGAGGTTGTTCAATTATTAAACAAGCTTTTCATGACTGTATATAAAAATAAACTGAAATTTATAACTGAACAGGAAAGTCTATGACGATAAATTCACACTCACATAACTTGTTCTCGCAAAGAACTTATTGGATAAATCAACTGTCTGGAGAACTACCAGAAACTAATCTAATGCTAGATTATGTCAGACCTACATTTTACAGTGGCAAAAACAAATATTTTAACTTTGATTTAGCTAGTGATTTATCTCAAGCAATTATTAAGTTCGCTAAAAATTCTCCCTTCTCAATATATTTGATACTTGTGACCGCATTGAATATCTTGCTGCAAAAATATACGCGCAATCAGGATGTGATAGTTGGAATACCCATATATGAGGAGATTGCTACAGATAATCTCAATAGCAAAGTTATTCCCTTGCGAACTCAGGTAACACCTGAACTTTCATGCAAAGACTTTCTTTTGCAAGTCCAAAACGCAATTATCGATGCCTACAGTCATCAAAACTATAATATTGATGAATTATTTGAGTTATTACAGCTACCAAAAATTTCTAATCGCTGCCCAATTTTTGATATTGTAATTCTTCTAGAAAATATTCATCATAAAAGTAATTTAAATCAAATTAATAATGACATTACAATTTCTTGCAAAGTTAATGGTGCAACTATTAATGGAAATATTGAGTATAACGAATATCTATTTCAAGATGACAATATTAAATTAATAAGTACATATTATACTAATGTACTTGACAGTCTTATAAATCAAATCTATACCCCTATCTCAGAGATTATTTTCTTAAATGATTTTGATAAATATCAGTTGTTAAAACAATATAACAACAATAGTAGATTATATCCTGTTGAACAGACAATAAATCAATTATTTGAAAAGCAAGTTTCTCAGACTCCTAATCGTATAGCAGTAGTTTATAAAAAAACTCAACTAACTTACCAAGAACTCAACGAAAAAGCGAATCAGTTAGCATTATTGTTACGTCAGCTAGGAGTTACTAAAGGCGAATTTGTTGGTATATTTAAAGACCGAGATATTAATTTTCTCATCGCTATTTTGGCTATATACAAAGCAGGCGGGGCTTATGTACCGATTGATAGTAATTATCCGTCACATCGGATTGAATATATGTTATATAATAGCGAAGTCCGATTTTTGCTTACAGATGGAGAATTATTAACAACCTTAACAAATTTTATAGATAATTGTCAGCAATTAAAATCGATTATCTGTGTAGATGCAGTTGTTGCTGAAAATATACAGCTAAGTCAAAATCAACAATTAACCATTTACAATCAACTAGATTTTATCCACCTGAGTCAACAAAATCTAGAACCAATCAATCATGCTGATGACCCAGCTTATATGCTTTATACCTCTGGCTCCACCGGACTACCCAAAGGTGCAATTGTCAGACATGATGGTGCAATTAATCATATTTATGCCGAATTTGATGCATTAGAATTAACCGCAGAATTTGGTTTTTTACAAAGTGCTCCTTCTTCCACAGATATTTCTGTTTGGCAATTTTTAGCACCATTATTAATTGGTGGTAAGACAGTAATTGTAGACTTGGAAACAGTAGCGATTCCTGCAAAACTATTTTCTGTACTAAAATCTGAAAAAATTACAGTAGTGGAATTAGTTCCAGCATTATTTGGTGGTTTATTGGAATATGCTGCACAACTCCCGATTGCCCAAAGAGAATTACCCTGTTTGAAATGGATGATGGTTGTAGGAGAAGCCGTATCAGTCAGTTGGGTAAATAAATGGCTCCAGATATATCCCGATATCAAAATAGTGAATGCTTATGGACCTACCGAAGCGGCTGACGATATTACACAGTTTATTATCGATCGACCTTTACCAGAAAATCAACGCACAATACCAATTGGTAAACCATTAGCTAACTTAAATCTCTATATCCTAGATGAACAGCTGAAATTATTACCCATTGGTGCGCCAGGAGAAATTTGTGTATCGGGAATTGGTGTTGGTGCTGGTTATTGGAAAAACCCCGAAAAAACCAATCTGAGCTTTGTTTCCAACCCGTTTACTGATGAT
It contains:
- a CDS encoding amino acid adenylation domain-containing protein; translated protein: MTINSHSHNLFSQRTYWINQLSGELPETNLMLDYVRPTFYSGKNKYFNFDLASDLSQAIIKFAKNSPFSIYLILVTALNILLQKYTRNQDVIVGIPIYEEIATDNLNSKVIPLRTQVTPELSCKDFLLQVQNAIIDAYSHQNYNIDELFELLQLPKISNRCPIFDIVILLENIHHKSNLNQINNDITISCKVNGATINGNIEYNEYLFQDDNIKLISTYYTNVLDSLINQIYTPISEIIFLNDFDKYQLLKQYNNNSRLYPVEQTINQLFEKQVSQTPNRIAVVYKKTQLTYQELNEKANQLALLLRQLGVTKGEFVGIFKDRDINFLIAILAIYKAGGAYVPIDSNYPSHRIEYMLYNSEVRFLLTDGELLTTLTNFIDNCQQLKSIICVDAVVAENIQLSQNQQLTIYNQLDFIHLSQQNLEPINHADDPAYMLYTSGSTGLPKGAIVRHDGAINHIYAEFDALELTAEFGFLQSAPSSTDISVWQFLAPLLIGGKTVIVDLETVAIPAKLFSVLKSEKITVVELVPALFGGLLEYAAQLPIAQRELPCLKWMMVVGEAVSVSWVNKWLQIYPDIKIVNAYGPTEAADDITQFIIDRPLPENQRTIPIGKPLANLNLYILDEQLKLLPIGAPGEICVSGIGVGAGYWKNPEKTNLSFVSNPFTDDRKNLPANRSDLIYKTGDLGRWLANGNIEFLGRIDQQVKIRGFRVELGEIEALLGQHPLVRDNVVVLREDNPDDKRLVAYVVPSYQSYENETSNNNPVQQLRDLLKEKLPGYMIPSAIVLLEALPLAPSGKIDRRALPVPNFQDEEVSFVAPRTPAEEIVADIWMQILKRSHLGIHDNFFDLGGHSLLATQVISRLREAFKVELPLRSLFEAPTVAQLVERIEKMLTVQQLQFMSMDAVDREEIEI
- the ectB gene encoding diaminobutyrate--2-oxoglutarate transaminase codes for the protein MNIFEKCESNVRSYCRNFPDIFHRAKGSIIYSDSGKEYIDFFAGAGALNYGHNHDYIKQKVISYLDADGIAHALDMYTSAKEKFLSKFNEVILSTQKLDYRIQFCGPTGTNAVEAALKLARKVKQRSGIFSFMGAYHGMTLGSLSISGNIGIRSGANGTSSNVTFMPYPYGFMASFDTIEYIETVLNDVNSGIEKPAAIIFETVQAEGGVVVAPVEWMQRLRKLCNEHDILLICDDIQVGCGRTGSFFSFERADIVPDIVVLSKSISGYGFPMSLLLIKPELDTWEPGEHNGTFRGNQLAFIGATAALEYREGSNLEQDVKTKEIFLKNFLTQEIASISENITIRGIGMIWGIDVKNFGGNVFAKKVTKRCFELGLIIELAGRNDTVIKILPPLVIDVATLERGCSIIKQAFHDCI
- a CDS encoding cupin-like domain-containing protein; its protein translation is MIVVNEIERRYKLISQEFKSNYVDCGKPVIISGAIKKWHGFDTWSLEYFKNLSPNLNIYAKKFSQTQEIKLCSLTMEKYVELIQAYEQNKQINDLPPYCHDLPLFSLIPALIEDAQPFPLDYLPKWYWYKWWRYCQFFIGASDSLTPLHFDCLLTNNIFFQISGRKQFTILLSEDAKYCYRQGWRWFLVNPELPDFHKYPDYKNARPIKFIVNPGDILYMPPGTLHHVRSLDPSISFNIDWHTPKSSLNALAAIAKGMPVQNLYYNFLLTMGLVLKISPQIIFKFYKSYLNYVS